The Gemmatimonadota bacterium DH-78 region GGGCAGGTGGGAAAGCTCGAACGATTGCTGTCGCACGGCTCGACGCCGCTGCGACGGACGGGGACGCGCGCTGAGCTGGGCGCCGCCCTGGGAACGCCGCCGGTGACGGCGGTAGGTGTGACCCACGAGGGTCTCGCCACCCGGCTCCTCGAGGAGCTGGACGCAGAAGCGGATCCCCGCGCGGGGGAGCCGCGCGCAACGGAGGACGACGCAACGTATGCAGGTTGACGAACTAGCCAGAGATCTCAAGGTCGATACGGCGGCGCTGCTCCATCTCCTGAGGGAGATGGGGATTCACGCCTCCGATGCGGACTCGTCGCTGCCGGATGCAGCGGTGGCCCGCGTATTGGCCCGTATCGAGCGGGAGCGTCGCTCCGGGAAGGATGTGGCGGAGGCGCTGCAGGCTGCGCTCGAAGAGGCGTCGTCGGGGCCGCGTCGTCGCCGTCGTCGCCGTGCGCCTCGCTCCGAGGAGCCCGAAGAGGCTGCCCCCGAGGAGGCGGACGAGGTCGAACCCGCGGCGGAGAGCGACGAGGAGGCCCCCGAGGCCGAGCCGATCGCCGAGGTCGAGACTGCCGAGGAGGAGCCCGAGCCGGAGGTGATCGAGGCCGAAGCCGAGGAGCCGGAAGAGGCTCCCCGGCCGGAGGCCGAGGAGCCCGAGCCGGTCGCGGTGGCCGACGAGGTGGACGAGGCCGAGGCCGAGCCCGAGGTGGAGGCGCCCGAGGAGCCCGCGGCAGAGTCGGAGCCCGCGACGGCCGATGAGCCGTCCGAGCCGGTGGATGCCGTCGATGCGGCGCCCGTTGCCTCGCCGGACGAGTCGGGTGTCGCCAGCGAGGCCGACGCGGCGGACGAGGAGTCCTCGACCCCCGCCGCCGCACGTCCCGAGCCCGCTCGCCGCAATGCGCCCGACGGCCCGGTCCGGGTGCTGCGGAAGCCCACCCCCGCCGCGTCGGCGGGGCCGGGTGGCACGGTTCGCATTCAGGCCGAGGGCTACACCACCGACGGACGCCGCAAGAAGAAAGACAAGAAGAAGCGGCGCGGTCGGGTGGATCAGGACGCGGTGCAGGAGAACCTCCAGCGCGTCATGGCCGAGATCAAGGGTGGCCCGGGGGGGGGCGGCAAGAAGAAGCGACGCCGCGGCGGGCGCCCGAGCAGGGAAGAGATCGAGCTCCAGGAGATGGAGCAGCAGGAGGAGCAGGAGCGCGAAGCGAAGACGGTGAAGGTCAACGAGTTCCTGACCATCGCCGAACTCGCGGAGTTGATGGACGTGCCGGCGGCGCAGATCGTGGGCTCGGCCTTCAAGAACCTGAGCCTCATGGTCACGATCAACCAGCGTCTCGATTTCGACCAGATCGAGATGCTGCTCGACGAGTTCGGGTTCGTCGCCGTCCGCGAAGAGGACTACGCCGCCTCCGAGGTGGAAGAAGTGGAGGACGACGACGATCCGGCCGACCTGAAGCCGCGTCCCCCGGTCGTGACCGTGATGGGTCACGTCGACCACGGAAAGACGCTCCTGCTCGACCGGATCCGGAAGTCGAACGTGGTCGCCGGCGAGGCTGGAGGCATCACGCAGCACATCGGTGCCTATCATGTGGAGCTCGAGGACGGCCGGTCGATCAGCTTCCTCGATACTCCGGGGCACGCCGCCTTCACGGCCATGCGAGCCCGCGGTGCCGACATCACGGACATCGTGATTCTCATCGTCGCCGCCGACGACTCGGTCATGCCGCAGACGATCGAGGCGATCAGTCACGCCAAGAACGCCGGCGTGCCGATGATCGTGGCGGTGAACAAGGTCGATCTGCCGGCGGCCAACCCCGGCAAGGTGAAGCAGGAGCTGCTTCAGCACGACGTGCAGGTGGAGGACTACGGCGGCCAGGTGCTCGCGGCCGAGATCTCCGCCAAGACGGGGCAGGGGATCGACGACCTGCTCGAAAAGGTGCTCCTGCAGGCGGAGCTTCTCGAGCTTACCGCCAACCCGGACCGCGCGGCGCACGGTGCCGTGATCGAGGCGCAGCTCGACGTCGGGAAGGGGCCGGTCGTGACCGTCCTCATCCAGAAGGGCACCCTGCGGGTCGGCGACGACTTCCTCTGCGGCATCTACGACGGCCGCGTGCGGGCCATGCTCGACGAGCGCGGTAAGCAGGTGAAGGAGGCCGGTCCCGGCATGCCGGTGCAGATCCTCGGCTCCGGAGGGGTGCCGCAGGCCGGTGACGCCTTCCAGGCCATGGATGCCGACCGCGCGGCGGAGATCGCCGCGAATCGGCAGCGCCTGGATCGCGAGAAGCAGCTGCGCATCAAGGAGCGCGGCATCAAGCTCGGCGACTTCAGCGCGCTCATGGCCGACGGTCAGGTGGGGACGCTGCCGCTCATCATCAAGGGTGACGTGGACGGCTCGGTTCAGGCCGTGTCCGACGCCCTCGAGCAGCTCGGTACCTCCGAGGTGCAGGTGGAGATCATCCACCGCGCGGTCGGGGCGATCAACGAGTCCGACATCCTCCTGGCCGAGACCGCCGGGGCGGTGGTCATCGGCTTCCGCGTGCGCCCCGATACCGGGGCCCGCCAGCTGGCGGAGCGCAGCGGCGTCGACATCCAGACCTACGACGTGATCTACAATGCCGTGGACGACGTCCGATCGGCTCTCGAGGGCATGCTGTCGCCCGAGCAGAAGGAGACGATTCTCGGCACGGCGGAGGTCCGCGAGGTGTTCAAGATCACCCGTGTCGGCACGATCGCCGGTTGCTACGTGACCGAAGGCACCATCGAGCGGAAAGCCCGCGCCCGTCTCGTTCGCGACGGCATCGTCCAGTACGACGGCGAGTTCTCCTCGCTCAAGCGCTTCAAGGACGACGTGCGGGAGGTTCGCGAGGGCTTCGAGTGCGGCATCGGCATCGCCAACTACAACGACATCAAGGTGGGCGACGTGATCGAGTGCTTCCGGGTGGAGGAAGTGGCCCGGACGCTCGCGTCGTCGAGCTGACCCAGCGCGGTGGTCGTGGGCGTGCAGTCGTTCACGCTGTCGATCCCCGGCGCCACGTCGCTGAAGGCCCGGCGGTCGGTGGTGAAGTCGTTGAAGGACCGACTCCGCAGTCGATTCAACGTGGCGGTGTCGGAGACGGGATTGCAGGAGGCGGTGGGGCGTTGCGAGTTGACCGTGGTGACG contains the following coding sequences:
- the infB gene encoding translation initiation factor IF-2, with amino-acid sequence MQVDELARDLKVDTAALLHLLREMGIHASDADSSLPDAAVARVLARIERERRSGKDVAEALQAALEEASSGPRRRRRRRAPRSEEPEEAAPEEADEVEPAAESDEEAPEAEPIAEVETAEEEPEPEVIEAEAEEPEEAPRPEAEEPEPVAVADEVDEAEAEPEVEAPEEPAAESEPATADEPSEPVDAVDAAPVASPDESGVASEADAADEESSTPAAARPEPARRNAPDGPVRVLRKPTPAASAGPGGTVRIQAEGYTTDGRRKKKDKKKRRGRVDQDAVQENLQRVMAEIKGGPGGGGKKKRRRGGRPSREEIELQEMEQQEEQEREAKTVKVNEFLTIAELAELMDVPAAQIVGSAFKNLSLMVTINQRLDFDQIEMLLDEFGFVAVREEDYAASEVEEVEDDDDPADLKPRPPVVTVMGHVDHGKTLLLDRIRKSNVVAGEAGGITQHIGAYHVELEDGRSISFLDTPGHAAFTAMRARGADITDIVILIVAADDSVMPQTIEAISHAKNAGVPMIVAVNKVDLPAANPGKVKQELLQHDVQVEDYGGQVLAAEISAKTGQGIDDLLEKVLLQAELLELTANPDRAAHGAVIEAQLDVGKGPVVTVLIQKGTLRVGDDFLCGIYDGRVRAMLDERGKQVKEAGPGMPVQILGSGGVPQAGDAFQAMDADRAAEIAANRQRLDREKQLRIKERGIKLGDFSALMADGQVGTLPLIIKGDVDGSVQAVSDALEQLGTSEVQVEIIHRAVGAINESDILLAETAGAVVIGFRVRPDTGARQLAERSGVDIQTYDVIYNAVDDVRSALEGMLSPEQKETILGTAEVREVFKITRVGTIAGCYVTEGTIERKARARLVRDGIVQYDGEFSSLKRFKDDVREVREGFECGIGIANYNDIKVGDVIECFRVEEVARTLASSS
- a CDS encoding DUF503 domain-containing protein produces the protein MGVQSFTLSIPGATSLKARRSVVKSLKDRLRSRFNVAVSETGLQEAVGRCELTVVTVGDGRARVDSVLDHVDAFVAAEPRVVVGPVRRELF